In a genomic window of Gemmatimonadota bacterium:
- a CDS encoding Lrp/AsnC family transcriptional regulator, translated as MIDATDRKILGLLQENARVPAAAIAREIGLAPSAVHYRIRKLEESGVIQGYETKIDPRSVGRALVAFVRVQTGEGARAPDLTQALAALSEVQEVHRVVGEDCFFVKVRVRDTTALAELLDSRLQTITGVASTRTTIVLTSAKETRTLPLDEVAG; from the coding sequence ATGATTGACGCGACCGACCGCAAGATCCTCGGGCTCCTCCAGGAGAACGCACGCGTGCCGGCCGCCGCGATCGCCAGGGAGATCGGCCTCGCACCTTCCGCCGTTCACTACCGCATCCGCAAGCTCGAGGAGTCGGGTGTCATCCAGGGGTACGAGACCAAGATCGATCCGCGCTCGGTGGGACGGGCGCTCGTGGCCTTCGTCCGCGTGCAGACAGGGGAGGGTGCACGGGCTCCGGACCTCACGCAGGCGTTGGCCGCGCTTTCGGAGGTCCAGGAGGTGCACCGCGTCGTCGGGGAGGACTGCTTCTTCGTGAAAGTGCGCGTGCGGGACACGACCGCGCTCGCGGAGCTCCTCGACTCCCGGCTCCAGACGATCACGGGGGTCGCCTCGACCCGCACCACGATCGTGCTCACCTCGGCCAAAGAGACACGCACGTTGCCTCTCGACGAGGTCGCGGGTTAG